A window of Kwoniella newhampshirensis strain CBS 13917 chromosome 9, whole genome shotgun sequence contains these coding sequences:
- a CDS encoding cysteine synthase codes for MGAAVSQSHFTLPLLGLCWSVGHWLFCIIQATRQITMVALLRAAIRPLARRGYATAVTGYGKEVDGFVGAVGNTPLIRLNRLSQETGCNVLAKAEFMSPGGSIKDRAALYLVKDAEEKGLIRPGGTVVEGTAGNTGIGLAHVCRSKGYQCVIYMPDTQSQEKIDLLRMLGADVRPVPAVAFDNPQNYNHQAARYAKSLDNAVWTNQFDNTANRNAHILTTGPEIWEQTGGGKLDAFICSTGTGGTLAGVTRYLTEKSDGRVEGWLADPPGSVLYNLVENGKAERVGNGSITEGIGQGRVTSNLQPDLELLTGALHVPDSASINMVYRLLDEEGLYVGASSALNVWAAAELAKRKGKGSTIVTVLCDGAYRYQARLFSRVWLESKGLISHIPENLQKYIVLP; via the exons ATGGGAGCAGCAGTAAGTCAATCCCATTTCACTCTGCCATTGTTGGGACTTTGTTGGTCTGTTGGTCATTGGTTATTCTGCATCATTCAAGCAACACGACAAATCACAATGGTAGCCTTACTCAGAGCAGCCATTCGACCCCTGGCCAGGAGGGGATATGCCACTGCCGTCACAGGGTATgggaaagaggtggatgggTTCGTTGGAGCGGTTGGGAACACTCCTTTG ATCCGTCTCAATCGACTCTCGCAGGAAACAGGATGTAACGTCCTCGCCAAAGCCGAGTTCATGTCACCCGGCGGATCCATCAAAGACCGAGCGGCCCTCTATCTCGTCAAGGAcgccgaggagaagggactCATCCGACCGGGAGGCACCGTCGTCGAGGGCACTGCGGGGAATACGGGGATCGGTCTCGCTCATGTTTGTAGATCGAAGGGGTATCAATGTGTGATCTATATGCCGGATACTCAGAGtcaggagaagattgatctgttgaggatgttggGAGCGGATGTCAGACCAgttccag CCGTCGCATTCGACAACCCCCAGAACTATAACCACCAAGCTGCTCGATACGCCAAATCACTCGATAATGCAGTATGGACCAACCAATTCGACAACACTGCCAATCGAAACGCACACATCCTCACCACCGGTCCCGAGATCTGGGAACAGACCGGCGGGGGCAAACTCGACGCATTCATCTGTTCGACGGGAACGGGCGGAACGTTGGCGGGTGTGACGAGGTATTTGACCGAGAAATCGGACGGTAGAGTAGAGGGTTGGTTGGCCGATCCTCCTGGAAGTGTGTTGTATAATCTGGTGGAGAATGGAAAGGCGGAACGAGTTGGGAATGGATCGATCACCGAGG GTATCGGACAGGGTCGTGTCACTTCGAACCTTCAACCTGACCTCGAGCTCCTCACTGGCGCGCTCCACGTCCCCGATTCCGCATCCATCAACATGGTCTACAGACTtctggacgaagagggtcTTTACGTTGGTGCGTCGAGTGCGCTCAACGTCTGGGCAGCAGCCGAGTTGGcaaagagaaaaggaaagggcAGCACTATCGTCACTGTCCTGTGTGATGGTGCTtatcg ATATCAAGCTCGTCTTTTCTCTCGGGTCTGGCTCGAGTCAAAGGGTCTCATCTCTCATATCCCCGAAAATCTGCAAAAATACATCGTTCTCCCATAA
- a CDS encoding GTP-binding protein LepA, whose translation MSTITRSSRLCAYCIRRLELSYRPRGSSSRSIISATPLRLDPLKRYPDASHARPFSSGRVNRAKVGKDVESTGKRTIDMGEFPPERIRNLSIIAHIDHGKSTLADRLLQMTGTVPASSNPQFLDKLKVERERGITVKAQTVSLIHTHTDGKRYLINLIDTPGHVDFSYEVSRSLGACEGGLLLVDCSQGIQAQTLSVFHHALEADLTLLAVVNKVDLPHASPVETSEEIESSLGLPKDKHMRISAKSGLGVDNVLTQIVESLPAPRRWESEDGKLRGLIFDTFYDQFRGVVSLVRVFSGTLKKGDKIRFIQADSKYEILEVGIHNPEEVPVDKLNDGQVGYMVCNMKNSEEAFIGDTICWADKPVIPLPGFKPMKAMVYSGVFPMDSSEFPKLEESIERLTLNDRSVSVQRESSAALSQGFRLGFLGTLHMDVFRQRLEDEYASEVIVTAPTVPYKVVYLNGSELFVSNPVDFPEVTDSKQRVAHVEEPMINATIFVPNEYIGEMMDLCSRYRGVQQEYRILENSDRAILRYSLPLSEIVTDFFSELKSSSSGFASFDYEEAGYQQSDLVKLNILINAKPVDALAMIVHRSAAQSIGKAWVKKLKEVVPRQQFELSIQAALGARVIARENVSAFRKDVTAGLYGGHYDRKLKHLNKQKAGKKRLKMLAGNIAIPQTAFFKVLSSRPRSFSTTTRCSAPLALSEIGSSLLTAHMGSQPRHDMSLGQKMSTMYSSSSFHRALIDPISRNLPDSAPVPSVTIQQDLSTPNPISPHTVSPLERSSQLASLARLTTSPLSARASAAQLHQAYTDLCLSSPHARMLTVAEVMDVIKSLRTMHEKEGGSRALANEHLTPLVNELRDLVENDEKALRGLELLILSSRTLHNRKVRTKDILRAEAHFKSLFRGPPPPSDLHRIHTYKASINHLMYLCALAGHEGRVDDWWKKMTREGLEQDSYSFLAKLVSLDRMDRPEEIPSVLEDAFEESRQMDQEGQAVLVNFALWAFARLDRWEVVIPAYSQIRFLDPSAQAILLGSAKKSRFLIPIPAGLRATRQTYSPLLRSMCEQANLSGALTFLKHIFEDGHTPSVQDYVTLFRGFSDFGRVPQGEIGEVCRLLGVDLRRSGGRLTRRRDGGSFEERISEIWESGTGGMYVDPPKSIGAVQSPENRNEDENGGWTLEALEDIFESFLTLRPADSRGGGKGPNRKAVWIILKAFARSTGGDEVVVKRIWEAMELKFGEDNEEGWIGWKEDNRLVWLKKVLYGDETATGVSE comes from the exons ATGAGCACCATCACTCGCTCAAGTCGACTATGCGCGTACTGCATTCGTCGACTCGAACTGTCCTATCGCCCGAGGGGGAGCTCATCTCGATCGATAATAAGCGCAACCCCTTTACGTCTCGACCCCCTGAAAAGATATCCGGATGCGAGTCATGCTcgacctttctcttcgGGTCGAGTCAACAGAGCGAAGGTGGGTAAAGATGTGGAGTCGACGGGAAAGAGAACAATCGATATGGGCGAGTTCCCGCCGGAAAGAATACG GAATCTGTCTATCATCGCTCATATCGATCACGGGAAATCAACATTGGCAGACCGGCTACTTCAG aTGACCGGCACAGTCCCTGCTTCCTCAAATCCGCAATTCCTCGACAAGCTGAAAGTGGAACGCGAAAGAGGGATCACCGTCAAAGCTCAGACAGTATCACTCATACATACACATACCGACGGCAAGCGATATCTGATCAATTTGATCGATACTCCAGGTCATGTCGATTTCAGCTACGAGGTGTCTAGAAGTTTGGGAGCTTGCGAAGGGGGGTTATTATTGGTGGACTGTTCTC AGGGCATCCAGGCACAAACACTCTCCGTCTTCCACCACGCTCTAGAAGCGGATCTGACTCTACTCGCCGTCGTGAACAAAGTCGACTTACCGCACGCTTCACCCGTCGAGACAtcggaggagatcgagagcTCCCTAGGCCTACCGAAGGACAAGCATATGCGGATCAGTGCTAAAAGCGGACTGGGAGTGGACAACGTCTTGACGCAGATTGTTGAGAGTCTGCCAGCACCGCGACGCTGGGAgagtgaagatgggaaaTTAAGGGGTCTCATTTTTGATACCTT TTACGATCAATTTCGAGGAGTGGTGTCGCTCGTCCGGGTCTTTTCGGGTACACTGAAGAAAGGCGATAAGATTAGGTTCATACAAGCGGACAGCAAGTACGAGATTCTCGAAGTGGGGATACACAATCCCGAGGAAGTACCAGTTGATAAGTTGAACGACGGTCAAGTCGG CTACATGGTGTGCAACATGAAGAActcagaagaag CTTTCATTGGTGATACTATATGTTGGGCAGATAAACCAGTGATACCCTTACCTGGATTCAAACCCATGAAGGCTATG GTCTACTCTGGTGTCTTTCCCATGGATAGTTCCGAGTTTCCTAAGCTCGAAGAATCGATAGAGAGA CTTACTCTGAATGATCGAAGTG TCTCCGTACAACGCGAGTCCTCCGCTGCCCTGAGCCAAGGCTTTCGATTGGGTTTCCTCGGAACTCTGCACATGGACGTTTT TCGCCAACGACTCGAAGACGAATACGCCTCGGAGGTCATTGTCACAGCTCCGACCGTACCGTACAAAG TGGTGTATCTCAACGGGAGTGAACTCTTTGTTTCCAACCCGGTGGATTTCCCAGAGGTCACGGACTCGAAGCAACGCGTCGCACACGTCGAAGAACCTATGA TCAATGCCACTATCTTTGTGCCCAACG AGTACAttggagagatgatggatctGTGTTCGAGATATCGTGGCGTACAGCAGGAGTATCGTATTCTTGAAAATAGTGATCGGGCCATTCTGCGATACTCGCTACCTTTGTCCGAGATCGTTACggacttcttctctgaGCTCAAAAGCTCGAGCTCCGGTTTTGCGTCTTTCGACTATGAAGAAGCAGGCTATCAACAGTCAGATCTAGTCAAG CTGAATATCCTGATCAACGCTAAGCCGGTTGATGCTCTCGCGATGATCGTGCATCGTTCAGCGGCACAATCGATAGGCAAGGCGTGGGTAAAGAAGCTTA AGGAAGTTGTTCCAAGGCAGCAGTTCGAGCTGTCCATTCAAGCGGCACTTGGAGCCCGGGTCATTGCGAGGGAAAACGTTTCAGCATTCAGAAAAGACGTGACAGCAGGTCTGTACGGAG GCCACTACGACCGAAAGCTCAAGCATCTCAACAAGCAGAAGGCGGGCAAGAAGCGTCTCAAGATGCTAGCTGGGAACATCGCAATCCCTCAGACAGCCTTCTTCAAAGTACTGTCTTCCCGCCCCAGGTCATTCTCCACAACTACTCGCTGCTCGGCCCCTTTAGCTCTGTCAGAGATTGGAAGTTCTCTACTTACTGCACACATGGGTAGTCAGCCCAGGCACGACATGTCGCTCGGACAAAAGATGTCGACAATGtattcctcctcctcttttcATCGAGCTTTGATAGATCCCATATCGCGAAACCTTCCTGACAGCGCTCCTGTCCCGTCTGTGACAATCCAACAGGATCTATCAACTCCGAACCCAATTTCCCCACACACAGTCTCCCCACTCGAAAGGTCGTCTCAGCTCGCCAGTCTCGCTCGACTTACTACCAGTCCCCTTTCCGCGAGGGCTTCTGCTGCTCAGCTGCATCAAGCCTACACCGATTTGTGTCTCTCCTCACCTCACGCTCGTATGTTGACAGTGGCCGAAGTGATGGACGTAATCAAGAGTTTGCGAACAATGCatgagaaagaaggtgGGAGTCGAGCATTGGCCAACGAACACCTCACTCCTCTCGTAAACGAGTTGCGAGACTTGGTGGAGAACGATGAGAAAGCTCTTCGGGGCTTAGAACTGCTCATCCTCAGCTCGCGAACCCTTCATAACCGTAAAGTCCGGACGAAAGACATATTACGAGCGGAAGCTCATTTTAAATCGCTCTTCCGAGGACCACCCCCGCCAAGCGATCTTCATCGTATCCACACGTACAAAGCCTCGATTAATCACCTAATGTATCTGTGCGCTTTGGCAGGACACGAAGGAAGAGTGGACGATTGGTGGAAGAAAATGACAAGAGAGGGCTTGGAGCAAGACAGCTATTCATTTCTCGCAAAACTTGTATCGCTTGATAGGATGGATCGTCCGGAAGAAATCCCGTCTGTCTTGGAAGACGCTTTCGAGGAATCTCGCCAGATGGATCAGGAAGGTCAAGCGGTGCTGGTCAATTTCGCTCTTTGGGCTTTTGCGAGGCTCGATCGTTGGGAGGTTGTCATCCCTGCTTATTCACAAATCCGATTTCTCGAtccatcagctcaagcAATCCTCCTCGGTTCCGCTAAGAAATCTCGATTTCTGATCCCAATTCCTGCGGGACTTCGAGCAACACGACAAACCTATTCACCATTACTCCGATCTATGTGCGAACAAGCCAATTTGTCAGGAGCTTTGACCTTCCTCAAACATATATTCGAAGACGGACACACTCCTAGCGTACAAGATTATGTCACGCTTTTCAGAGGTTTTAGTGACTTTGGTCGAGTCCCTCAAGGAGAAATAGGAGAGGTGTGCAGACTGTTAGGTGTGGATCTGAGGAGGAGTGGTGGGCGGctgacgagaaggagagatggaggtagCTTCGAAGAGAGGATCAGTGAGATCTGGGAGAGTGGTACTGGGGGGATGTACGTTGATCCTCCCAAATCCATCGGTGCTGTTCAATCGCCCGAAAACAGAAACGAAGATGAAAACGGGGGATGGACGCTGGAAGCTCTGGAAGATATCTTTGAATCTTTCCTCACTTTACGTCCAGCAGATagtagaggaggaggcaaaGGTCCTAATCGAAAAGCTGTCTGGATAATCCTCAAGGCGTTTGCGAGGTCGACAGGCGGGGATGAGGTGGTTGTTAAGAGGATTTGGGAGGCGATGGAATTGAAGTTTGGGGAAGATAATGAAGAAGGCTGGATAGGTTGGAAAGAGGATAACAGGTTGGTCTGGCTAAAGAAGGTCCTATATGGTGACGAGACAGCGACGGGTGTGTCGGAGTGA